One part of the Arthrobacter sp. EM1 genome encodes these proteins:
- a CDS encoding glycosyltransferase family 2 protein: MLQEVRVTAVVVSHDGGDFLPRTLAALAAQTRPADACIGVDTGSRDQSATLLQQALGTANVTVYQQARSGMGAAVQAGLAALDPWDGRGTSKAAPAEWIWLLHDDAAPAPEALAELLQAVERAPSVTVAGCKQLDWHSERRLIDVGLSTSRWAERLTLIDADELDQGQYDGRSDTFAVNSAGMLVRRDVWEDLGGFDPALPGSGDDVDFCWRNRLAGHRVVVVPGAKMFHVSHRPHALGNAKAARKAQVYLRLKHAPVWKVPLHAAGALLGSIFKVVLSIAVKDPGHGFSQLLATFAALGRPAAVVRGRRSAGRSRRIRRSVIKGLQTPRREVWAHRRSLMEALGADDSADALAANDPLAEQPTGDSDDDFAALTTSERGWVGNGALLAILIATAASLTGLLSLFRAEAVSGGAMIPVSQRLGEIWDHAAGWWISLGPGVPGHGDPFGYLLWVLGVLGAGNANTALGSLLILAMPLSALGAWFAAGALTQRRRLRLAAALVWAGAPALQVALNQGRVGALVVHVLMPVLVLALLRATGTAAGRGRYAVPAPGERRFTELPPAKPGINGTPSWTAAAAAGLALAACTAAAPSLLVPGIALVALCGALPGRRGRTVWWALLPSLALFVPFLASTLDRPRALLADPGVPLAFDAAPLWQQFLGQPLRFAADGGLTGLPLFGAGFAVPWALLLALLVGLPVLALAVAALFLPGRPPRIARALWAAALLLLAGGWLSSQLATGAGTNVLVTPFTGPAVSAAGFALLASALIGAAGLLDTADRAAAATVGRKVTTRVTAAVAMVLLLAGPAAGLTVWATQNVLSQSTLAAAGPGAGPADSPATASLGVRRLVQPAASRVLPATAIDRGEGPEQTRSLVISTGDNGTFDAALMRGAGTTLDALSTIATARPIMGAPGQETARDDDAVVASVRKVVATIVAAQGVDPRGDLERLGVGFVVLRADDTAAQLTASRMDAVPGLVSVGKTDVGWLWRISPLNQPVIQAADVAHRVRIVDGAGATVALVPSRAVSADAAVAAGPEGRLVVLAERADPGWSAWLDGRRLTATTSGWAQAFTLPAQGGQLSVRYEAPWALWAGVAQAVIIGLTALLAIPMPARRPNTGLSRDEGSLRKERLDP; the protein is encoded by the coding sequence ATTCTTCAGGAAGTACGAGTCACCGCCGTTGTGGTTTCCCACGACGGCGGTGACTTTCTCCCCAGGACCCTCGCGGCACTGGCAGCCCAGACCCGGCCCGCAGACGCCTGTATCGGTGTCGACACCGGCTCCCGCGACCAATCGGCGACCCTCCTCCAACAGGCTCTCGGCACCGCCAACGTCACCGTCTATCAGCAGGCCCGCAGCGGCATGGGCGCGGCCGTGCAGGCTGGCCTCGCCGCGCTCGACCCCTGGGACGGCCGCGGCACGTCCAAGGCGGCGCCGGCCGAATGGATCTGGCTGCTGCATGACGACGCTGCCCCGGCTCCGGAAGCCCTGGCCGAGCTGCTCCAGGCCGTGGAACGTGCACCGTCCGTCACGGTTGCCGGCTGCAAGCAGCTGGACTGGCACTCCGAGCGGCGGCTGATCGACGTTGGGCTCTCCACCAGCCGCTGGGCCGAACGGCTGACCCTGATCGACGCCGACGAGCTCGACCAAGGCCAATATGATGGCCGCAGCGACACGTTTGCCGTCAATTCCGCGGGGATGCTGGTCCGCCGCGACGTCTGGGAGGACCTCGGCGGCTTCGATCCGGCCCTGCCCGGCAGCGGCGACGACGTTGACTTCTGCTGGCGCAACCGGCTCGCCGGGCACCGGGTAGTCGTTGTGCCGGGTGCCAAAATGTTCCACGTCTCGCACCGCCCGCATGCCCTGGGCAATGCGAAGGCGGCGCGCAAGGCGCAGGTGTATCTGCGGCTCAAGCACGCCCCGGTATGGAAGGTGCCGCTGCATGCAGCCGGTGCCCTGCTGGGGAGCATTTTCAAAGTAGTCCTGAGTATTGCGGTCAAGGATCCGGGCCACGGTTTTTCCCAACTCCTGGCAACGTTTGCTGCGCTTGGCCGGCCCGCTGCCGTGGTCCGCGGGCGGCGCAGTGCTGGCCGGTCCCGCCGCATCCGGCGTTCTGTGATTAAGGGTCTGCAGACACCGCGCCGCGAAGTGTGGGCGCACCGCCGCTCACTGATGGAAGCCCTCGGCGCGGACGATTCAGCGGACGCCCTGGCGGCGAATGATCCGCTGGCCGAACAGCCCACCGGCGACTCGGACGACGACTTCGCCGCGCTCACTACCTCCGAGCGCGGCTGGGTGGGCAACGGCGCGCTTCTCGCCATCCTGATTGCCACCGCAGCCTCCCTGACCGGGCTGCTCAGCCTCTTCCGGGCCGAAGCCGTCTCCGGCGGCGCGATGATCCCCGTCTCGCAGCGGCTGGGTGAGATCTGGGACCACGCCGCCGGCTGGTGGATCAGCCTCGGCCCGGGGGTTCCCGGCCATGGCGATCCCTTCGGGTACCTCCTCTGGGTCCTCGGCGTGCTCGGCGCCGGCAACGCCAACACCGCGCTGGGTTCGCTGCTGATCCTGGCCATGCCCCTTTCCGCCCTCGGAGCCTGGTTTGCTGCCGGTGCCCTGACGCAGCGCCGCCGCCTCCGGCTCGCGGCAGCCCTCGTGTGGGCCGGAGCACCCGCCCTGCAGGTGGCGCTCAACCAGGGCCGCGTTGGGGCCCTGGTGGTCCACGTCCTGATGCCGGTGCTGGTGTTGGCCCTGCTGCGGGCCACCGGAACCGCCGCGGGACGCGGGCGCTACGCCGTTCCGGCCCCAGGCGAGCGGCGCTTCACCGAGCTGCCGCCAGCCAAGCCCGGCATCAACGGCACCCCGTCCTGGACCGCCGCCGCTGCTGCCGGCCTGGCCTTGGCGGCCTGCACAGCGGCAGCCCCTTCGCTGCTGGTGCCCGGCATCGCCCTCGTGGCGCTGTGCGGAGCTCTTCCGGGCCGTCGCGGACGGACCGTCTGGTGGGCGCTGTTGCCAAGCCTCGCCCTATTCGTACCGTTCCTGGCCTCCACCCTTGACCGGCCCCGCGCACTGCTCGCCGACCCCGGCGTGCCGCTGGCCTTTGACGCCGCACCCCTGTGGCAGCAGTTCCTCGGCCAGCCGCTGCGCTTCGCAGCCGACGGCGGGCTCACCGGCCTGCCGCTCTTCGGCGCTGGTTTTGCTGTGCCGTGGGCGCTCCTGCTTGCCCTGCTGGTGGGGCTGCCGGTGCTGGCCTTGGCCGTTGCTGCGCTGTTCCTCCCCGGCCGCCCGCCGCGGATCGCGCGGGCCCTTTGGGCCGCGGCGCTGCTTTTGCTGGCCGGCGGCTGGCTCAGCAGCCAGCTCGCCACCGGCGCCGGTACCAACGTCCTGGTCACCCCCTTTACGGGCCCCGCCGTGTCGGCGGCAGGCTTCGCCCTGCTGGCGTCGGCGCTGATCGGCGCGGCGGGCCTGCTGGACACCGCCGACCGCGCGGCCGCCGCAACGGTGGGCCGCAAGGTCACGACCCGGGTCACCGCGGCCGTGGCCATGGTCCTCCTGCTGGCCGGACCCGCGGCCGGCCTCACCGTGTGGGCCACGCAAAACGTCCTCTCACAATCCACCCTGGCCGCGGCTGGTCCTGGCGCCGGACCGGCTGATTCGCCGGCCACGGCTTCACTTGGCGTTCGCCGGCTGGTGCAGCCCGCAGCGTCCCGGGTCCTGCCGGCAACGGCAATCGACCGCGGCGAGGGGCCGGAACAGACTCGAAGCCTGGTCATTTCCACCGGCGATAACGGCACGTTCGACGCCGCACTGATGCGTGGTGCCGGCACCACCCTCGATGCCCTGTCCACCATCGCCACTGCGCGCCCGATCATGGGTGCGCCGGGGCAGGAGACCGCCCGTGACGACGACGCCGTTGTGGCGTCCGTCCGCAAGGTTGTAGCCACCATCGTCGCAGCCCAGGGCGTGGACCCCCGCGGCGACCTTGAACGGCTCGGCGTTGGCTTCGTGGTCCTCAGGGCAGACGATACCGCGGCGCAACTGACAGCCAGCCGGATGGATGCCGTCCCCGGACTCGTCTCCGTCGGCAAAACCGACGTCGGCTGGCTGTGGCGTATAAGCCCGCTGAACCAGCCGGTAATCCAGGCCGCCGACGTAGCCCACCGGGTGCGGATCGTTGATGGCGCAGGCGCCACAGTCGCTCTGGTCCCGTCCCGCGCCGTGTCCGCCGACGCTGCGGTCGCCGCCGGTCCGGAAGGCCGGCTGGTGGTGCTGGCCGAACGCGCCGATCCGGGCTGGAGTGCCTGGCTCGACGGCCGCCGCCTCACCGCCACCACTTCGGGCTGGGCGCAGGCCTTCACCTTGCCGGCCCAGGGCGGGCAGCTAAGTGTCCGCTACGAAGCACCTTGGGCGCTCTGGGCCGGGGTTGCCCAGGCCGTCATCATTGGACTGACAGCCCTTCTTGCCATCCCCATGCCTGCCCGCCGGCCAAACACCGGCCTCTCCCGGGACGAAGGCTCCCTGCGTAAGGAACGTCTTGATCCCTAA
- a CDS encoding DUF5719 family protein → MIPNDDYPVNKAPDALHTDGKPAVPAGEPAGTAGTPAKLARAKRRTLGSRGERAAAAVRVRRLGGVLAAIALVAAGGGLVAATALAPQGPAGSRPIAAPLTAVPAGNSVGVCPGPARLLDGAPIGTDPQFSPVSATAKTDVSAIVLASGTGALPGSRLAALTGSTLVELAKTTAAAESPAPAPTRPANAAPVAGVVSQRGVDDVSVLSADAEGGLQPSAGAVMSYTAGDGDLRGAAAAACQQPANDLWLVGANTALGRTAVLKLSNASSSPATVSLDLFGAKGPLQAPGSRGLLVAPGTTRSVILAGLAPGQEQLSVRVRSAGGPVAAVIQQSVLRGLTPGGVEFIVPAAAPAQRQVISGVDIQDRAAVAALTAKPGFADAGPALQITVPGSADAVVAIKLFGRDGQKALPGGGVVTAKAGSVTQVPLAGVPAGPYTVAVASDVSFTAAARVTRGLKAEDAADFAWSAASARLGSQHVVPVPGAGDRFLIFGAPEGRATISYSPITADGKIRTAGSADIAGGTTASIRVPDEADGAKVVGYLVSAAGDPAYGAVLLQQDGRQDVSTITIAPGAAGQEQVPVTLGY, encoded by the coding sequence TTGATCCCTAACGACGACTACCCGGTGAACAAAGCCCCGGACGCCCTGCACACCGACGGGAAGCCCGCCGTCCCAGCAGGCGAGCCTGCTGGGACGGCGGGCACACCCGCCAAGCTGGCCCGCGCCAAGCGAAGGACACTCGGGTCGCGCGGCGAGCGGGCGGCTGCTGCTGTGCGCGTCCGGCGGCTGGGCGGCGTGCTCGCCGCCATAGCGCTCGTCGCTGCCGGCGGCGGACTTGTGGCCGCCACGGCGCTTGCCCCGCAGGGGCCCGCCGGCAGCCGCCCCATCGCGGCCCCCCTGACGGCCGTCCCGGCAGGCAACAGCGTCGGTGTCTGCCCGGGCCCGGCCAGGCTGCTTGACGGCGCACCCATCGGTACTGACCCGCAATTCAGTCCTGTCTCTGCGACCGCCAAAACCGACGTCAGCGCCATTGTGCTGGCATCCGGCACCGGTGCCCTGCCCGGCAGCAGGCTCGCCGCGCTCACCGGGAGCACGCTGGTGGAGCTTGCCAAGACCACGGCGGCGGCCGAAAGCCCTGCCCCCGCACCAACCAGGCCGGCCAATGCCGCGCCCGTGGCCGGGGTGGTGTCCCAGCGCGGAGTTGATGACGTCAGCGTCCTCAGCGCTGACGCCGAAGGCGGCCTGCAGCCCTCCGCGGGAGCTGTGATGAGCTACACGGCAGGGGACGGGGACCTCCGCGGGGCGGCAGCCGCAGCGTGCCAGCAGCCCGCCAACGATCTCTGGCTCGTCGGGGCGAACACCGCATTGGGCCGCACGGCGGTCCTTAAGCTGAGCAACGCTTCGAGCAGCCCGGCCACTGTCAGCCTCGACCTCTTCGGAGCCAAGGGCCCCCTCCAGGCCCCGGGCAGCCGCGGGCTCCTGGTCGCGCCGGGAACTACACGCTCCGTCATCCTGGCAGGACTCGCGCCGGGACAGGAACAGCTCAGCGTCCGGGTGCGCAGCGCCGGCGGACCCGTGGCTGCTGTCATCCAGCAGAGCGTTCTGCGCGGGCTGACCCCAGGCGGTGTGGAATTCATTGTCCCCGCTGCGGCCCCGGCCCAGCGCCAGGTGATCTCCGGCGTCGACATCCAGGATCGCGCAGCTGTGGCAGCCCTGACCGCCAAGCCCGGTTTCGCAGACGCCGGCCCGGCGCTGCAAATCACGGTGCCGGGGTCCGCCGACGCCGTTGTCGCCATTAAGCTGTTCGGCCGGGACGGCCAGAAGGCCCTTCCCGGCGGCGGGGTGGTCACGGCGAAGGCCGGATCAGTCACCCAGGTCCCACTCGCCGGCGTGCCGGCCGGTCCCTATACGGTGGCGGTCGCTTCGGACGTATCGTTCACCGCGGCAGCCCGCGTCACGCGGGGCCTCAAGGCCGAAGACGCTGCCGACTTCGCCTGGTCGGCGGCCTCGGCGCGGCTGGGAAGCCAACACGTTGTTCCGGTCCCCGGCGCAGGCGACCGCTTCCTCATATTCGGGGCTCCCGAGGGGCGGGCCACCATTTCCTACTCCCCGATTACTGCGGACGGGAAGATCCGTACGGCCGGTTCCGCTGACATCGCCGGCGGCACCACGGCCTCCATCAGGGTCCCGGACGAGGCCGACGGCGCAAAGGTTGTTGGCTACCTCGTGTCCGCCGCGGGCGATCCCGCCTATGGCGCGGTGCTGCTGCAGCAGGACGGCAGGCAGGACGTCTCAACGATTACCATTGCCCCGGGGGCCGCGGGCCAGGAGCAGGTGCCTGTCACCCTCGGGTACTGA
- a CDS encoding metallopeptidase family protein, whose amino-acid sequence MQSSHHDPGFTVRLAESDSGRSDAGSTAGASGRAAPARGFRQRRRNRHGRGLRGELMLPTLPGYRTRSDRFDDFVLDSAERLHDIWGKPLDGVRFAVDEIPPGLEQIVAERTPAPMGSCSPATAEEGPVITLYRRVVEHACASREELQDLVHDVVVEYTAEMLGVPPESLDPVYRRRY is encoded by the coding sequence ATGCAGTCATCGCACCACGATCCGGGTTTTACGGTCCGCTTGGCTGAAAGCGACTCCGGACGTTCCGACGCCGGGTCCACAGCAGGCGCTTCCGGGCGCGCCGCGCCGGCGCGGGGCTTCCGCCAGCGGCGGAGGAACCGGCACGGCCGGGGGCTCCGCGGGGAGCTTATGCTGCCCACACTGCCCGGCTACCGGACCCGTTCGGATCGCTTCGACGACTTCGTCCTCGACTCAGCGGAGCGGCTCCATGACATTTGGGGCAAACCGCTGGACGGTGTCCGTTTCGCCGTCGATGAGATTCCGCCGGGCCTGGAACAGATCGTGGCGGAGCGCACTCCCGCACCCATGGGGTCCTGCTCCCCCGCTACGGCGGAGGAGGGGCCGGTCATCACCTTGTACCGGCGGGTAGTCGAACATGCCTGCGCGAGCCGCGAGGAACTTCAGGACCTGGTCCATGACGTTGTGGTGGAGTACACGGCAGAGATGCTCGGCGTTCCGCCCGAGTCACTGGACCCGGTCTACCGACGCCGATACTAG
- a CDS encoding DUF3499 domain-containing protein codes for MGAIRLCSRSACRNSAVATLTYVYADSTAVLGPLATYAEPHCYDLCEQHAGSLTVPRGWEVLRLAMPATPAGPGPDDLLALANAVREAASRPAAPEPGQSRRGVHPALEAPAGSEGTRRGHLRVLREPS; via the coding sequence GTGGGTGCCATTCGTCTTTGTTCAAGGTCAGCCTGCCGCAATTCAGCGGTGGCCACTTTGACGTACGTGTACGCCGACTCCACGGCCGTCCTGGGACCACTGGCAACCTATGCCGAGCCGCACTGTTACGACTTGTGTGAACAGCATGCCGGGTCCCTGACCGTCCCGCGCGGCTGGGAAGTGTTGCGGCTGGCTATGCCGGCTACCCCGGCAGGGCCCGGTCCAGATGACCTCCTCGCCCTTGCCAACGCCGTCCGGGAGGCGGCCTCCCGGCCGGCCGCACCGGAACCGGGGCAAAGCCGGCGCGGCGTCCATCCGGCACTGGAAGCTCCGGCCGGCTCCGAGGGCACCCGCCGGGGGCATCTGCGTGTGCTGCGGGAACCTTCCTAG
- a CDS encoding Trm112 family protein, with product MPKISPELLSVLRCPVTGSPLVQDGEELVTTAAGPDGEKLRYAIEDGIPLLLPPELLPAAAAAPASQHDGGQPAAGLSTAASGPADT from the coding sequence ATGCCGAAGATCAGTCCCGAACTGTTGTCTGTCCTGAGATGCCCCGTAACAGGTTCCCCGCTGGTACAGGACGGCGAGGAACTCGTCACCACCGCGGCCGGTCCCGACGGGGAAAAACTGCGCTACGCGATCGAGGATGGCATCCCCCTGTTGCTGCCGCCGGAATTGCTGCCGGCCGCCGCTGCTGCCCCGGCTTCCCAGCACGACGGCGGCCAGCCGGCCGCAGGCCTTTCCACCGCCGCTTCCGGGCCCGCGGACACTTAG
- the ahcY gene encoding adenosylhomocysteinase has product MTLDYKIADISLAEAGRHQIRLAEHEMPGLMSLREEFGASQPLKGARIAGSLHMTVQTAVLIETLTALGAEVRWASCNIFSTQDEAAAAVVVGTGTAEDPQGVPVFAWKGETLEEYWWTAEQILTWPGADSNPDLGPNMILDDGGDATMLVHKGVDFEALGAVPATADDESEEGRVFLEVLRASLQADPQKWTRIGSRLLGVTEETTTGVHRLYQLAEQGKLLFPAINVNDSVTKSKFDNKYGIRHSLPDGINRATDVLMGGKVAVVCGYGDVGKGAAEAFRGQGSRVIVTEIDPICALQAAMDGYQVAKLESVLAEGHIFITTTGNKDVIMAEHMAGMRDKAIVGNIGHFDNEIDMAGLARIPGITKVEIKPQVHEWVLDAGTADERSIIVLSEGRLLNLGNATGHPSFVMSNSFANQTIAQIELFTKRDQPAEEREYNKQVYVLPKILDEKVARLHLGALGVELTELSKEQAEYLDLTVSGPYKPDHYRY; this is encoded by the coding sequence ATGACTCTCGATTACAAGATTGCGGACATTTCCCTGGCCGAGGCCGGCCGTCACCAGATCCGCCTCGCGGAGCACGAGATGCCCGGCCTGATGTCCCTGCGCGAGGAATTCGGCGCGAGCCAGCCGCTCAAGGGTGCCCGGATCGCCGGGTCCCTGCACATGACGGTGCAGACGGCCGTGCTGATCGAGACGCTCACGGCGCTTGGCGCCGAGGTCCGCTGGGCTTCCTGCAACATCTTTTCGACCCAGGATGAAGCTGCCGCAGCCGTGGTGGTCGGCACCGGAACCGCTGAGGATCCGCAGGGTGTTCCCGTGTTCGCCTGGAAGGGCGAGACGCTCGAGGAATACTGGTGGACTGCCGAGCAGATCCTCACCTGGCCCGGCGCGGACAGCAACCCGGATCTTGGACCGAACATGATTCTCGACGACGGTGGCGACGCCACCATGCTGGTCCACAAGGGCGTCGACTTCGAAGCGCTCGGCGCTGTCCCGGCCACCGCTGACGACGAGTCCGAGGAGGGCCGCGTCTTCCTTGAGGTGCTGCGCGCTTCGCTGCAGGCCGATCCGCAGAAATGGACCCGGATCGGCTCGCGGCTGCTGGGTGTCACCGAGGAAACCACGACCGGCGTGCACCGCCTCTACCAGCTTGCGGAGCAGGGAAAACTGCTGTTCCCGGCCATCAACGTCAATGACTCCGTCACCAAAAGCAAATTCGATAACAAGTACGGCATCCGCCACTCCCTCCCGGACGGCATCAACCGCGCCACCGACGTGCTGATGGGCGGCAAGGTCGCCGTCGTCTGCGGCTACGGGGACGTGGGCAAGGGTGCAGCCGAGGCGTTCAGGGGCCAGGGTTCACGCGTCATCGTCACCGAAATCGACCCGATCTGCGCGCTGCAGGCCGCAATGGACGGCTACCAGGTCGCGAAACTGGAATCCGTGCTGGCCGAGGGCCACATCTTCATCACCACCACTGGCAACAAAGACGTCATCATGGCCGAGCACATGGCCGGGATGCGGGACAAAGCCATCGTCGGCAACATCGGCCACTTTGACAACGAGATCGACATGGCCGGACTCGCCCGGATCCCGGGCATCACAAAGGTCGAGATCAAGCCCCAGGTCCACGAGTGGGTGCTCGACGCCGGGACCGCGGATGAGCGCTCCATCATCGTGCTGTCCGAAGGCCGCCTGCTGAACCTCGGGAACGCCACCGGGCACCCGTCCTTTGTGATGAGCAACTCCTTCGCCAACCAGACCATCGCGCAGATCGAGCTTTTCACCAAGCGGGACCAGCCGGCAGAGGAGCGGGAGTACAACAAGCAGGTTTACGTGCTGCCCAAGATCCTCGACGAGAAGGTGGCGCGGCTTCACCTCGGCGCCCTGGGCGTCGAACTCACCGAACTGTCAAAGGAGCAGGCCGAATACCTGGACCTTACGGTTTCCGGTCCGTACAAGCCGGACCACTACCGCTACTAG
- a CDS encoding Ig-like domain-containing protein gives MNAPRSRSTGRKLAVIGAVCALAAAGGVFAAGPGLAHASFASEAASPERSTPGLAFPVVAPAELNVAPANGAKQVNPAAPVTLKVSNGHIDRVSLTSASGDAVDGTLSADGTGWTAAAALKFNTRYNYTFSVVDAAGRKDTSTRSFTTVSTANEADAAIYPLDGMKVGVAQPLQITFSEPVLNRDAVEKAIKISSTSGQAGDFHWFSNTMVRYRPENFWTANSTITMDMQLFGVDLGNGQIGNFNKKVTVHIGDKKVAIADATAHTFTASVNDQQLGQWPATMGDTRFPSARGYLVFMEKYRVEHMDASTIGLKPGDPAYYGQLDVNYATRLTPSGEFIHQATDSAMPYLGVANLSHGCIGLGPDGAKWVFENMTTGDVVQVVNTDGDFAAVDDGYGDWNIPWAEYAN, from the coding sequence TTGAACGCCCCGAGAAGCCGGAGCACCGGCCGCAAGCTTGCCGTGATCGGTGCGGTCTGCGCGCTTGCCGCGGCCGGCGGAGTGTTCGCTGCGGGGCCCGGATTGGCCCATGCATCCTTCGCTTCCGAGGCCGCTTCGCCGGAACGCTCGACGCCGGGACTCGCTTTCCCGGTGGTGGCGCCCGCGGAGTTGAACGTTGCGCCCGCGAACGGGGCCAAACAGGTGAACCCCGCCGCGCCGGTGACCCTCAAGGTCAGCAACGGCCACATCGACCGAGTGTCCCTGACGAGCGCATCCGGCGACGCCGTCGATGGAACCCTGAGCGCTGACGGCACCGGCTGGACGGCAGCCGCCGCGCTGAAGTTCAACACCCGCTATAACTACACCTTCTCCGTGGTGGACGCAGCCGGCCGCAAGGACACCTCGACGCGGAGCTTCACCACCGTCTCCACCGCCAACGAGGCCGACGCTGCCATCTACCCGCTGGACGGGATGAAAGTGGGCGTGGCGCAACCGCTGCAAATTACCTTCAGCGAGCCAGTCCTGAACCGGGACGCCGTCGAAAAGGCCATCAAGATCAGCTCCACCTCCGGTCAGGCCGGTGACTTCCACTGGTTCAGCAACACCATGGTCAGGTACCGACCGGAAAACTTCTGGACCGCAAACAGCACCATCACGATGGACATGCAGCTCTTCGGCGTCGACCTCGGCAACGGGCAGATCGGTAACTTCAACAAAAAGGTCACCGTCCACATCGGCGACAAGAAGGTCGCCATTGCGGACGCGACCGCGCACACCTTTACGGCCAGCGTCAACGACCAGCAGCTCGGCCAGTGGCCCGCGACCATGGGCGACACCCGGTTCCCGTCGGCCCGCGGATACCTTGTGTTTATGGAGAAGTACCGCGTGGAGCACATGGATGCGTCCACGATCGGCCTGAAGCCGGGGGACCCGGCTTACTACGGCCAGCTCGACGTCAACTACGCCACACGCCTGACCCCGAGCGGTGAGTTCATCCATCAGGCCACGGATTCCGCGATGCCCTATCTTGGCGTCGCCAACCTCTCGCACGGCTGCATCGGACTGGGGCCCGACGGCGCAAAGTGGGTCTTCGAGAACATGACAACCGGTGACGTTGTCCAGGTGGTCAACACCGACGGCGACTTTGCCGCCGTAGACGACGGCTACGGGGACTGGAACATTCCCTGGGCGGAGTACGCGAACTGA
- a CDS encoding Ig-like domain-containing protein: MLAVLAVCAVVGAGGIGIAAGPGRAEAEMPSEAAAPMRNVAGLAAPVVKAVELGVTPSDGAKAVNPAAPTSVKAINGTVTDVVLERASGGGGIPGTTSPDGSTWTAADPLEFDTQYRYRFTIVDQAGRETKKAQTFATVARANEADAAVYPLGGSTVGAGQPIEIVFSEPVLNKEALEQAVTVTSSSGQAVAWRWYSDRRVRIRPEAFWAANSEITVDLSLFGVDFGNKMIGNADTKVSFKVGPQRLAVVDDITKTMNVYFDGQLVRTAPVTLGDAEWLSPTGFAVIMEQERNSKFNAGSIGLKPGDKGYYPPLTVEYANRLTSSGVYVHQALESAWGAVGKYNVSHGCVGLLPADAAWFFNNMKTGDVVQTLNTGAPAVEPLEGFGDWNIPWAQYAKR; the protein is encoded by the coding sequence ATGCTGGCCGTGCTGGCAGTTTGCGCTGTAGTCGGAGCCGGCGGCATTGGCATCGCTGCGGGGCCCGGCAGGGCCGAAGCGGAAATGCCCTCAGAGGCGGCAGCCCCGATGCGAAACGTCGCCGGACTCGCGGCACCGGTGGTAAAAGCCGTGGAGCTCGGCGTGACTCCGAGCGACGGGGCCAAAGCCGTCAACCCCGCTGCACCCACGTCCGTCAAAGCAATCAACGGCACGGTAACTGACGTTGTGCTCGAGCGTGCCTCCGGCGGCGGCGGCATCCCGGGTACCACGAGCCCGGACGGGTCCACCTGGACGGCCGCGGACCCGCTTGAATTCGACACGCAGTACAGGTACAGGTTCACGATTGTCGACCAGGCCGGCCGTGAAACTAAAAAGGCGCAGACCTTCGCGACGGTTGCCCGGGCCAATGAGGCGGACGCCGCCGTGTATCCGCTCGGCGGCAGCACCGTCGGCGCGGGCCAGCCCATCGAGATCGTCTTCAGCGAACCTGTGCTGAACAAGGAGGCATTGGAGCAGGCCGTCACCGTCACGTCGTCCTCCGGCCAGGCGGTGGCGTGGCGCTGGTATTCGGACCGGCGCGTCAGGATCCGCCCCGAGGCGTTCTGGGCCGCCAACAGCGAGATTACCGTGGACCTGTCACTTTTCGGCGTCGACTTCGGCAACAAGATGATCGGCAACGCCGACACCAAGGTCTCGTTTAAGGTTGGCCCGCAGCGTCTGGCAGTTGTTGATGACATCACCAAAACGATGAACGTCTATTTCGACGGCCAGCTGGTCAGGACCGCTCCGGTTACGCTGGGCGATGCTGAGTGGCTCTCGCCCACCGGGTTCGCCGTGATCATGGAGCAGGAACGCAACTCCAAGTTCAATGCCGGCAGCATCGGGCTGAAGCCCGGCGACAAGGGCTACTATCCTCCGCTGACGGTGGAGTACGCGAACCGGTTGACAAGCTCCGGGGTGTACGTCCACCAGGCCCTAGAGTCGGCGTGGGGTGCGGTGGGCAAGTACAACGTCTCGCACGGATGTGTTGGGTTGCTCCCGGCTGACGCCGCTTGGTTCTTTAACAACATGAAGACCGGCGACGTCGTCCAGACCCTCAATACGGGTGCCCCGGCCGTGGAACCGCTCGAAGGCTTCGGCGACTGGAACATCCCCTGGGCCCAGTACGCCAAACGCTGA